A single genomic interval of Gossypium raimondii isolate GPD5lz chromosome 11, ASM2569854v1, whole genome shotgun sequence harbors:
- the LOC105761714 gene encoding putative disease resistance protein RGA1 — protein MAEAIAFDLALQLITKLSSFTLSQIGLCWNVKDDLDDLKSTVSTIKAVLLDAEERSVTSQLVKDWLEKLKDVLYDADDLLDDFSTEALRKDLLGGNKLTKEVRLFFSSSNQFAYGLKMGRKIKTIRARLISIGSEAKVFNLVERDRPMETSFMTKKRQLTHSFKDKIIGRGDDKAALLKLVLEFESEENVYIIPIVGFGGLGKTALAQFVYNDEMVENHFELMMWVCVSDVFDVKIIVENMIKSATGKAPDQNLEMDQLQKQLREIIGGKKYLLVLDDIWNEEWEKWVRLKELLVGGAKGSRIIVTTRSLRVAKITSKCQPYVLKGLSDNDAWSLFKEIAFEQRSADSTDSGFVEIGKLILERCCGVPLVIRTIAGTLSFKETKSEWLSFKDNELARISQNEGEILPTLKLSYDHLPSHLKHCFAYCRLYPKDYEIEVQALVKFWIAQGFIKQLNQSQSLEEIGFGYFKDLVERSFFQEVEGDLMEEMRCKMHDLMHDLAESVAGMESSIVDSNKNASDVGEKCRHISINPSLIPLFKGKKLRTLLHFQDGIIQDFSYETWDLIIANCRCLRVLDLRWLATEMISPSIYKLKHLRYLDLSCNFHLKILPKSICKIQNLLALKLDFCTRLKELPKKIEKLVNLTHIGCGGCYSLTHMPRGIGKLTSLETLSMFVVDKDGSHGGADLSELRLLNNLRGRLQITNLGFVKNAKEKFKAANLKEKQHLRSLVLRWGGGNHDDEKSLEDLQPHPNLKQLFIRGWRGDAKFPSWISFLTNLVKFFISDGNFKYFPSFAQLPCLELLEIWGCTKLEYMDDNSLKGSQGEPQSFFPSLKHLSLLDCPNMKNWWRTTKPIDDDSNEEDTTVIGTSTMAFPCLSSLKIKNCPLTLMPLYPSVDEDLMLSNTSSRALKQTMKMNITSTTPSTSTSSLPLSKLKSFDVRNIEGLDTHTLDECLQHLASLKRLTIRDCKEVDLEGMQWEPLKNLSHLEIDNIPKLVSLPIWLQHLVQLKTLKIHNCNGLRSLLPVFQHLTFLEEFEVKDCKELELSAAGIQIFQDHTSLRSLRLQNIPKCQHLPEELQHLANLQLLYLVNLPNLTSLPDEMRCLTSLKSLQIREIPQLEERCRKDIGADWHKIAHIPHIWL, from the coding sequence ATGGCTGAAGCAATTGCATTCGACCTCGCCCTACAGCTTATTACTAAATTGAGCTCCTTTACTCTCTCTCAAATTGGACTGTGTTGGAATGTCAAAGATGACCTCGACGACCTCAAAAGCACCGTCTCTACAATCAAAGCTGTGCTTCTTGACGCAGAAGAGCGATCCGTGACCAGCCAACTCGTCAAGGATTGGCTTGAAAAGCTGAAAGATGTACTTTACGATGCTGACGACTTGCTCGATGATTTCTCTACCGAAGCTTTGCGGAAAGATCTATTGGGTGGGAACAAGCTGACGAAAGAGGTACGCCTTTTCTTCTCGAGCTCAAACCAGTTTGCTTACGGTCTCAAAATGGGTCGGAAAATTAAGACCATTAGGGCCAGGTTGATTTCAATTGGAAGTGAAGCCAAGGTGTTCAACTTGGTAGAGCGTGACCGTCCCATGGAAACCTCTTTCATGACTAAAAAGAGGCAGCTAACGCACtcttttaaagataaaataataggGAGGGGCGATGATAAAGCAGCTCTTCTAAAACTCGTGTTAGAGTTTGAAAGTGAAGAGAATGTTTATATCATTCCAATTGTGGGGTTTGGAGGGTTAGGGAAGACTGCTTTGGCTCAGTTTGTCTATAATGATGAAATGGTCGAAAATCATTTTGAGTTGATGATGTGGGTGTGTGTTTCAGATGTTTTTGATGTCAAAATAATTGTAGAAAACATGATCAAATCTGCAACAGGCAAAGCACCCGATCAAAATCTCGAAATGGACCAATTGCAAAAACAACTTCGGGAAATAATTGGTGGgaaaaaatatttgcttgtttTGGATGACATTTGGAATGAAGAGTGGGAAAAATGGGTTAGATTAAAAGAGTTATTAGTAGGTGGGGCTAAAGGAAGTAGGATAATAGTAACTACTCGCTCTTTGCGAGTAGCAAAGATTACTAGTAAATGTCAGCCTTATGTTCTGAAGGGCTTGTCTGATAATGATGCTTGGTCTTTGTTCAAAGAGATAGCATTTGAACAAAGATCTGCAGACTCAACAGATTCAGGCTTTGTGGAAATAGGAAAGCTGATTTTGGAAAGGTGTTGTGGAGTTCCCTTAGTCATAAGGACGATAGCTGGTACGTTATCTTTCAAAGAAACTAAAAGTGAGTGGCTTTCTTTTAAAGATAACGAACTTGCTAGAATATCTCAGAACGAAGGTGAGATATTACCTACACTTAAGTTGAGTTATGATCATCTCCCGTCTCATTTGAAGCATTGCTTTGCTTATTGCCGATTGTATCCAAAAGATTACGAAATTGAAGTACAAGCGCTTGTTAAATTTTGGATTGCACAGGGTTTCATAAAGCAATTGAATCAAAGTCAATCTCTCGAGGAGATCGGGTTTGggtattttaaagatttagttGAAAGGAGTTTCTTTCAAGAGGTAGAAGGAGACTTGATGGAAGAAATGAGATGTAAAATGCATGATTTAATGCATGATCTAGCTGAATCAGTAGCAGGGATGGAGAGTAGTATTGTAGATTCTAATAAAAATGCAAGTGATGTTGGTGAAAAATGTCGCCACATATCAATTAATCCTTCATTAATTCCTTTGTTTAAGGGAAAGAAGTTGCGAACCTTGTTACATTTTCAAGACGGAATAATTCAAGATTTCAGCTATGAAACTTGGGATTTGATAATTGCAAATTGTAGATGCTTGCGTGTATTGGATTTGCGGTGGTTAGCTACTGAGATGATTTCACCCTCCATTTACAAGTTGAAACATTTGAGGTACCTTGATCTTTCTTGCAATTTCCATCTTAAGATTCTCCCAAAGAGTATTTGCAAGATTCAGAATTTGCTAGCGCTGAAACTTGACTTTTGTACTAGGCTTAAAGAATTACCGAAGAAGATTGAAAAATTGGTGAATCTTACCCATATTGGGTGTGGAGGTTGTTATAGTTTAACTCATATGCCACGTGGAATAGGGAAGCTGACTTCACTTGAGACGTTAAGCATGTTTGTAGTGGATAAAGATGGGTCCCATGGCGGTGCAGATCTAAGTGAATTGAGACTGCTTAACAACTTAAGGGGACGTCTACAAATAACAAATTTGGGATTcgtaaaaaatgcaaaagagAAGTTTAAGGCTGCTAATTTGAAAGAGAAGCAACATTTGAGATCTTTGGTTTTACGATGGGGCGGTGGTAACCATGATGATGAGAAGTCACTTGAAGACCTCCAGCCCCATCCTAATCTCAAGCAGCTCTTTATTCGAGGATGGAGGGGTGATGCCAAGTTTCCAAGTTGGATTTCTTTTCTCACAAATCTCGTCAAATTTTTCATAAGTGATGgtaatttcaaatatttcccGTCCTTTGCTCAATTGCCCTGCCTTGAACTGCTGGAGATTTGGGGTTGTACTAAGCTGGAGTACATGGATGATAATAGCCTAAAAGGAAGTCAAGGAGAACCACAATCATTCTTCCCATCACTTAAGCATCTTTCGCTCTTGGACTGTCCGAATATGAAGAATTGGTGGAGGACGACAAAACCAATCGATGATGATTCCAACGAGGAAGACACAACAGTTATTGGAACATCAACCATGGCATTTCCTTGTCTTTcctctttaaaaattaaaaattgccCTTTGACTTTAATGCCACTGTATCCATCAGTCGATGAAGATCTAATGTTGTCGAATACCAGTTCAAGGGCGTTAAAGCAGACCATGAAGATGAACATCACTAGTACGACCCCATCAACTTCAACCTCTTCTCTTCCACTCTCCAAATTGAAATCTTTCGATGTACGCAACATTGAGGGGTTGGACACTCACACGCTAGATGAGTGCCTGCAACATCTCGCCAGCCTCAAAAGATTAACAATAAGAGATTGCAAGGAGGTTGATTTAGAGGGCATGCAATGGGAACCCCTTAAGAATCTCTCTCATTTGGAGATTGATAATATTCCAAAGCTGGTGTCTCTCCCCATTTGGCTTCAACATCTTGTTcaattgaaaacattaaaaattcataactGCAATGGATTGAGGTCACTGCTTCCTGTGTTCCAACATCTCACTTTCCTTGAAGAGTTTGAAGTAAAGGATTGCAAGGAGCTGGAGTTATCTGCAGCTGGCATCCAAATATTCCAAGATCATACAAGCCTACGCTCTCTAAGGCTGCAAAATATTCCAAAGTGTCAGCATCTTCCGGAGGAGCTTCAACATCTAGCAAATCTGCAACTGCTTTATCTCGTTAATTTGCCCAATTTAACATCTCTTCCGGACGAGATGCGTTGCCTAACCAGTTTGAAGTCTTTACAAATACGAGAAATTCCTCAGTTGGAGGAAAGATGTCGGAAGGACATTGGCGCTGATTGGCATAAGATTGCTCACATCCCCCACATTTGGTTGTAA
- the LOC105761696 gene encoding digalactosyldiacylglycerol synthase 1, chloroplastic isoform X1, which translates to MNFPAMNNGRQTPAMETAADSSSSAFSFISKGWREVRDSADADLRLMKDRANSFKNIAASFDREIENLIYSATPTFTVPPIRQSSEIEFMKKLHPKMSEFRRVYSAPEISRKVMEKCGPRANLGIELSRIRSTIAAEVFGTVEEDMKGIIEFNKVRSEKLNEEGQFGEWEPIRVLKTRFREFEKKNSTVEIFAGFKKNEFVEKVKSSLKAICKEPQESKEVPPLDVPELLAVLVRQSGPFLDQFGIRRNLCDKIVENLCSKRKNQLVLRSLVAGEPPAVDPDKISDELDLRIASVLQSTGHCSERGGSWTDFMKPDVTDGKRHVAIVTTASLPWMTGTAVNPLFRAAYLAKSAKQKVTLLVPWLCRSDQELVYPNNLTFGSPEEQENYIRNWLEESVGFKADFRISFYPGKFSRERRSIIPAGDTSQFIPSKNADIAILEEPEHLNWYHHGKRWTDKFNHVVGIVHTNYLEYIKREKNGALQAFFVKHINNLVTRAHCHRVLRLSAATQDMPKSVICNVHGVNPKFLKIGEKVAAERELGQQAFSKGAYFLGKMVWAKGYKELIDLLAKHKNDLNGFKLDVYGNGEDAHEVQSTAKRLDLNLNFQKGRDHADDSLQGYKVFINPSVSDVLCTATAEALAMGKFVVCADHPSNEFFSSFPNCLTYKTPEDFVAKVKEALANEPQPLTPEQRYNLSWEAATKRFIEYSELDRILNNEYSATTIRKSNGKAIARSVSMPTLSEMVDGGIAFAHYCLTGNEFLRLCTGAIPGTRDYGRQHCKDLHLLPPQVESPIYGCYL; encoded by the exons ATGAATTTTCCCGCCATGAACAACGGGAGACAAACTCCGGCGATGGAGACGGCGGCGGACTCAAGTTCGAGTGCTTTCTCGTTCATTTCGAAAGGGTGGAGAGAAGTACGTGATTCGGCCGACGCAGATTTACGGCTCATGAAAGACCGAGCGAACTCGTTCAAGAATATCGCAGCGAGTTTCGATAGGGAAATTGAGAACTTGATTTACTCAGCGACACCGACTTTTACGGTACCGCCGATCCGACAATCTTCGGAGATCGAATTCATGAAGAAACTTCATCCTAAGATGTCGGAGTTTCGTCGGGTTTATTCGGCGCCGGAGATTAGCCGGAAAGTGATGGAGAAATGTGGACCGAGGGCGAACTTAGGGATAGAGTTGTCGAGAATAAGGAGTACGATCGCGGCGGAGGTGTTTGGAACCGTGGAGGAGGATATGAAAGGAATTATCGAATTTAATAAGGTGAGGAGTGAGAAGCTTAACGAGGAAGGGCAATTTGGGGAATGGGAACCAATTCGAGTGTTGAAGACAAGGTTCAGGGAGTTTGAGAAGAAAAATTCGACAGTTGAAATTTTTGCTGGATTTAAGAAGAATGAGTTTGTGGAGAAAGTTAAGTCGAGTTTG aAAGCAATTTGCAAGGAGCCTCAAGAGTCAAAG GAAGTACCACCGCTGGATGTGCCGGAGTTATTAGCAGTTTTGGTGAGGCAGTCTGGCCCTTTTTTGGATCAATTTGGCATCAGAAGAA ATCTATGTGACAAGATAGTTGAAAACTTGTGCAGCAAACGGAAGAATCAACTTGTTTTGCGCTCCCTTGTTGCAGGAGAACCCCCTGCTGTCGACCCTGATAAGATTAGCGATGAACTGGATTTAAGGATAGCCAGTGTCCTTCAAAGTACAGGGCATTGCAGTGAGAGAGGTGGCTCTTGGACAGACTTCATGAAGCCTGATGTTACAGATGGGAAAAGGCATGTTGCCATTGTTACTACTGCCAGCCTTCCATGGATGACAGGAACTGCTGTGAACCCACTTTTTCGAGCAGCATACTTGGCAAAATCGGCAAAACAAAAAGTCACGCTCTTGGTTCCTTGGCTTTGCAGATCTGATCAAGAACTTGTTTATCCAAACAATCTCACTTTCGGTTCCCCAGAAGAGCAGGAAAATTATATACGTAACTGGCTCGAAGAAAGCGTTGGTTTTAAGGCTGATTTTAGAATCTCCTTTTATCCAGGAAAG TTTTCGAGAGAAAGGCGAAGCATAATACCTGCTGGAGATACTTCTCAGTTTATCCCATCAAAAAATGCTGACATTGCTATTTTGGAAGAACCAGAACACTTGAACTGGTACCATCACGGTAAACGCTGGACTGACAAATTCAACCATGTTGTTGGTATTGTCCACACAAATTACTTGGAATACATTAAGAGGGAGAAAAATGGTGCTCTACAGGCTTTCTTTGTGAAACACATCAACAATCTGGTCACTCGAGCACATTGCCACAGG GTTCTTCGTCTTTCTGCTGCAACTCAAGATATGCCAAAGTCTGTGATTTGCAATGTTCACGGTGTAAACCCGAAGTTTTTGAAAATAGGAGAAAAAGTTGCTGCAGAAAGGGAACTTGGGCAGCAAGCTTTTTCTAAAGGTGCATACTTCTTAGGCAAGATGGTTTGGGCAAAAGGATACAAAGAGCTGATAGATTTGCTGGCAAAGCACAAGAATGATCTCAATGGTTTCAAGTTGGATGTCTACGGGAACGGTGAGGATGCACATGAAGTTCAGAGTACCGCTAAGAGGTTGGATTTgaatcttaattttcaaaagggAAGGGACCATGCAGATGATTCTCTTCAGGG GTACAAAGTCTTCATAAACCCTAGTGTCAGTGACGTGCTCTGCACAGCTACTGCGGAGGCACTTGCAATGGGAAAATTCGTAGTATGTGCAGACCATCCATCGAACGAGTTCTTCAGCTCATTTCCCAACTGTCTAACTTACAAGACACCTGAAGACTTTGTTGCTAAAGTGAAAGAAGCACTAGCAAATGAGCCTCAACCGCTGACACCGGAACAAAGATACAACCTATCATGGGAGGCTGCAACCAAAAGATTTATAGAATATTCAGAGCTCGACAGAATCTTGAATAACGAATATAGCGCTACAACAATTAGAAAATCAAACGGAAAAGCAATTGCAAGATCGGTTTCAATGCCAACCCTCTCAGAGATGGTCGATGGAGGAATAGCATTTGCTCACTATTGTCTTACAGGGAATGAATTCCTTCGACTTTGCACTGGAGCAATACCAGGTACTCGGGATTACGGAAGACAACATTGTAAAGACCTTCATCTCTTACCTCCACAAGTCGAAAGTCCAATCTATGGCTG TTATCTTTAA
- the LOC105761696 gene encoding digalactosyldiacylglycerol synthase 1, chloroplastic isoform X2: MNFPAMNNGRQTPAMETAADSSSSAFSFISKGWREVRDSADADLRLMKDRANSFKNIAASFDREIENLIYSATPTFTVPPIRQSSEIEFMKKLHPKMSEFRRVYSAPEISRKVMEKCGPRANLGIELSRIRSTIAAEVFGTVEEDMKGIIEFNKVRSEKLNEEGQFGEWEPIRVLKTRFREFEKKNSTVEIFAGFKKNEFVEKVKSSLKAICKEPQESKEVPPLDVPELLAVLVRQSGPFLDQFGIRRREPPAVDPDKISDELDLRIASVLQSTGHCSERGGSWTDFMKPDVTDGKRHVAIVTTASLPWMTGTAVNPLFRAAYLAKSAKQKVTLLVPWLCRSDQELVYPNNLTFGSPEEQENYIRNWLEESVGFKADFRISFYPGKFSRERRSIIPAGDTSQFIPSKNADIAILEEPEHLNWYHHGKRWTDKFNHVVGIVHTNYLEYIKREKNGALQAFFVKHINNLVTRAHCHRVLRLSAATQDMPKSVICNVHGVNPKFLKIGEKVAAERELGQQAFSKGAYFLGKMVWAKGYKELIDLLAKHKNDLNGFKLDVYGNGEDAHEVQSTAKRLDLNLNFQKGRDHADDSLQGYKVFINPSVSDVLCTATAEALAMGKFVVCADHPSNEFFSSFPNCLTYKTPEDFVAKVKEALANEPQPLTPEQRYNLSWEAATKRFIEYSELDRILNNEYSATTIRKSNGKAIARSVSMPTLSEMVDGGIAFAHYCLTGNEFLRLCTGAIPGTRDYGRQHCKDLHLLPPQVESPIYGCYL, from the exons ATGAATTTTCCCGCCATGAACAACGGGAGACAAACTCCGGCGATGGAGACGGCGGCGGACTCAAGTTCGAGTGCTTTCTCGTTCATTTCGAAAGGGTGGAGAGAAGTACGTGATTCGGCCGACGCAGATTTACGGCTCATGAAAGACCGAGCGAACTCGTTCAAGAATATCGCAGCGAGTTTCGATAGGGAAATTGAGAACTTGATTTACTCAGCGACACCGACTTTTACGGTACCGCCGATCCGACAATCTTCGGAGATCGAATTCATGAAGAAACTTCATCCTAAGATGTCGGAGTTTCGTCGGGTTTATTCGGCGCCGGAGATTAGCCGGAAAGTGATGGAGAAATGTGGACCGAGGGCGAACTTAGGGATAGAGTTGTCGAGAATAAGGAGTACGATCGCGGCGGAGGTGTTTGGAACCGTGGAGGAGGATATGAAAGGAATTATCGAATTTAATAAGGTGAGGAGTGAGAAGCTTAACGAGGAAGGGCAATTTGGGGAATGGGAACCAATTCGAGTGTTGAAGACAAGGTTCAGGGAGTTTGAGAAGAAAAATTCGACAGTTGAAATTTTTGCTGGATTTAAGAAGAATGAGTTTGTGGAGAAAGTTAAGTCGAGTTTG aAAGCAATTTGCAAGGAGCCTCAAGAGTCAAAG GAAGTACCACCGCTGGATGTGCCGGAGTTATTAGCAGTTTTGGTGAGGCAGTCTGGCCCTTTTTTGGATCAATTTGGCATCAGAAGAA GAGAACCCCCTGCTGTCGACCCTGATAAGATTAGCGATGAACTGGATTTAAGGATAGCCAGTGTCCTTCAAAGTACAGGGCATTGCAGTGAGAGAGGTGGCTCTTGGACAGACTTCATGAAGCCTGATGTTACAGATGGGAAAAGGCATGTTGCCATTGTTACTACTGCCAGCCTTCCATGGATGACAGGAACTGCTGTGAACCCACTTTTTCGAGCAGCATACTTGGCAAAATCGGCAAAACAAAAAGTCACGCTCTTGGTTCCTTGGCTTTGCAGATCTGATCAAGAACTTGTTTATCCAAACAATCTCACTTTCGGTTCCCCAGAAGAGCAGGAAAATTATATACGTAACTGGCTCGAAGAAAGCGTTGGTTTTAAGGCTGATTTTAGAATCTCCTTTTATCCAGGAAAG TTTTCGAGAGAAAGGCGAAGCATAATACCTGCTGGAGATACTTCTCAGTTTATCCCATCAAAAAATGCTGACATTGCTATTTTGGAAGAACCAGAACACTTGAACTGGTACCATCACGGTAAACGCTGGACTGACAAATTCAACCATGTTGTTGGTATTGTCCACACAAATTACTTGGAATACATTAAGAGGGAGAAAAATGGTGCTCTACAGGCTTTCTTTGTGAAACACATCAACAATCTGGTCACTCGAGCACATTGCCACAGG GTTCTTCGTCTTTCTGCTGCAACTCAAGATATGCCAAAGTCTGTGATTTGCAATGTTCACGGTGTAAACCCGAAGTTTTTGAAAATAGGAGAAAAAGTTGCTGCAGAAAGGGAACTTGGGCAGCAAGCTTTTTCTAAAGGTGCATACTTCTTAGGCAAGATGGTTTGGGCAAAAGGATACAAAGAGCTGATAGATTTGCTGGCAAAGCACAAGAATGATCTCAATGGTTTCAAGTTGGATGTCTACGGGAACGGTGAGGATGCACATGAAGTTCAGAGTACCGCTAAGAGGTTGGATTTgaatcttaattttcaaaagggAAGGGACCATGCAGATGATTCTCTTCAGGG GTACAAAGTCTTCATAAACCCTAGTGTCAGTGACGTGCTCTGCACAGCTACTGCGGAGGCACTTGCAATGGGAAAATTCGTAGTATGTGCAGACCATCCATCGAACGAGTTCTTCAGCTCATTTCCCAACTGTCTAACTTACAAGACACCTGAAGACTTTGTTGCTAAAGTGAAAGAAGCACTAGCAAATGAGCCTCAACCGCTGACACCGGAACAAAGATACAACCTATCATGGGAGGCTGCAACCAAAAGATTTATAGAATATTCAGAGCTCGACAGAATCTTGAATAACGAATATAGCGCTACAACAATTAGAAAATCAAACGGAAAAGCAATTGCAAGATCGGTTTCAATGCCAACCCTCTCAGAGATGGTCGATGGAGGAATAGCATTTGCTCACTATTGTCTTACAGGGAATGAATTCCTTCGACTTTGCACTGGAGCAATACCAGGTACTCGGGATTACGGAAGACAACATTGTAAAGACCTTCATCTCTTACCTCCACAAGTCGAAAGTCCAATCTATGGCTG TTATCTTTAA